From the Verrucomicrobiia bacterium genome, the window CGAACTGGCGCAGAAGGGCGAGGCATTCTATTTCATCGCCGATTATCACGCGTTGACGACGGTCGGCAAGGCTGCGGAATTGCGTGAGAACTCGCTGGATATCGCACTCGATTTTTTGGCGTGCGGGTTGGATCCATCCAAAACGGTATTCTATCGCCAAAGTGATGTGCCCCAGGTGACGGAGTTGACGTCCGTCCTGCTCAATCTCACGCCGGTGCCCATGCTGGAGAATGCGCACGCATACAAGGATGCGATCGCGCACGGACACAAGCCGAATGGGGGCCTCTTCACGTACCCCGTGCTCATGGCCTCGGACATTCTGATTGTGCAAGGCGAACGCGTGCCCGTCGGCAAAGACCAGAAGCAGCATCTCGAAATCGCACGCGACATCGCGGGCGCATTCAATCGCCAGTACGGCGAAGTCTTTGTCATACCCGAGGCAGACATTCAGCCTGACGTGGCGACGTTGCCCGGGATTGACGGTCGCAAAATGTCCAAGAGCTACAATAACACCATTGAGATTTTTGGTGACGAGAGGGCGACGCGGAAAAAAATAATGAGCGTTGTCACCGACTCTCAGCCGGTCGAGGCGCCCAAGACAGATCTCGACAAGAATGTTCCCTTGCAGCTTTACAAGCTTGTCGCCGCCCCGGGCAAAGCGAGTGAGTTGCAGGCAAAGCTGGCCGCCGGCGGATTTGGCTATGGCGACGCGAAGAAAGAACTATTGGCGACGTTGACGGATTATTTTGCCCCGTTTCGCAAGAAGCGCGAAGAACTCGTGAAGAACATGGATTATGTCCATGAGACGCTGCGCAAGGGCGCGGAGCGCGCCAACGTGGTGGCAAACGAAACCATGGAGCGGGTGCGCCAAGCCGTGGGGCTTCGATGAATGCCGAGGTGCTCCAGCAGTTGGCGGAGAAGGTCGGCACGCCGTTCTGGGTTTGCGACGCAGCTCTCTTGAACCAGCGGATCGCCGCCATCAAACGTCTCACTGAGGGGAAGGGATTGCAGGCGCGGTACGCCATGAAGGCCTGTCCCGCGACGCGAATCTTGAAGGAGATGCTGGAAGCCGGCATCTGGATTGACGCAGTATCGGGCAACGAGGTGTTGCGAGCGCGACGCGCGGGTTTCCCGGGTTCGTCGATCTTGTACACCAGCGACGTGTTTCGCGACGGCGCCATTGCGATATTGCGCGAGCACGGCGTAATGCCGAACCTTGGTTCGCCGGGCATGTTGCGTGAACTGCAGGAAACGGGATATGCCGGGCCGATTTCATTGCGGGTCAATCCGGGTTTCGGGCACGGTCACGTCAACGCCTGTGACACGGGCGGACCGAGTTCCAAGCACGGAATCTGGTTCAGCGACATTCACGATGTGGCCATGCGAGCGGAAAGATTCGGCATGACGGTGACCATGTTGCACGCGCACATCGGCAGCGGGCCGAAGTTCCCGGAATTGCTGGATAATATGCGGCGACTGGCGAAGGAGTTTGCCGGGTTCATACCGAAGTTCCCGAAGCTGACAGCGGTCAGCCTCGGTGGCGGGATTCCGCATAATTACCGTGATGCGGCTGATCAGCCGTCCTTGGAACCGCTCCGCGCGGTGCTGGAGGAGGCGCGCGCCAGTTTTTGCAGCGCCGCGGAACGCGATATACGGTTGGAAATCGAGCCCGGTCGTTATCTCGTGGCGCCCGCAGTGACGTTGGTCGCGCGCGTGACGGACGTGAAGCGGACGGAGACGAACGAGCGGGGCAAAGGGGAAACGTTTGTGATGGTGGACGCGGGCTTCACGGACTTAGTGCGACCAGCAATGTACGGGTCGTTCCATCGCATCACGATTGCCGGTCGGCACGAGCGCGATGGAATGGCGGATGTGGTGGTGGCCGGGCCGCTGTGCGAGTCGGGCGACGTTTTCACGCGCGACGGACAAGAACTGTTGGTCCCGCGTCGTTTGCCGACGCCGCACGTCGGCGATCTGCTCCTCCTGCACGACGCAGGCGCGTACGGGTACGCGATGAGTTCGAATTACAATTCACTGGGCCGCGCGCCACAGTTGATGCTGGAAGAGGACGGGTCGGTCACGATGTTTTCGCGGCGGGAGACGGTGGACGACCTGTTGGCCACGGAGTCGAACGAGAAGATTTCCTGAATGGAAGCGGATTACAAAGTAAAGTTGGAGGTCTTCGAGGGGCCGCTGGATTTGTTGCTGTACCTCATCAAGAAAGAGGAAGTCGACATCTACGATATTCCCATCGAGCGCATCACCAACCAGTACATGGAATACCTGACGTTGATGCAGATGCTCAACCTGGAAGTGGCGGGCGAGTTCCTGGTGATGGCGGCCACGCTGATGTACATCAAGAGCCGCATGTTGTTGCCCGTCGACCAGCAGGTGACGGACGCGGAGGCCGAGGAAGGCGAAGACCCGCGCTGGGAATTGATCCGCCAGTTGGTCGAGTACAAAAAGTTCAAGGACGCGGCGGTGCAGCTCAGCAAGCGCGAAGACGAGCAGGCCAACATTTTCCCGCGCCAGGCTACGGATGCAGGAATCGAGGCGAACAAAGATGTGCCGCTGGCGGAGGTCAGTATTTTCGACCTGATCAACGCGTTTAACGAAGTGTTGAAGAAAGCCAGCGCGCGCGAGGACTTTCATGAGATCCTTGAGGAACGATTCACGGTTAGCGACAAAATCGAGGAGATCCTTTATACTCTGCGTGACCGGTCGGAGATGATTTTCAGCGAACTGTTCGCCAATGCCGGTTCGCGGGCGGAGGTGGTGGTGACATTTTTGGCGTTGTTGGAATTGATTCGCATGAAACGACTGAAGGTGCAGCAAACAGAAGCGTTCGGAGAGATACGGGTAATCAAGGTGGCATGACACTGGAATTAAAAAAGATCGTGGAAGCGTTAATGTTCTCGGCGGAGCGACCGCTCGCGCCGAAGGAAATTCGCGTGATTTTCGCCGAGGCGACAGATGAGGAACACGCGGGCGTGACGGAGCCGTTCCGCAACTGCCGCGAGGCGCAGATCGTGGCGGCGCTCGACGAACTCAAGGCGGAATACGACCTACAGCAGCGCAGTTTCCAGTTGGTGGAAATCGCCGGTGGCTGGCGACTCGTGAGCCGATCGGAATACGCGCCGTGGTTGAAGAAACTCCTCGATGAAGCCCGTCCACACCGTCTGTCCCCGCCTTCGCTTGAAACACTTTCCATCATCGCGTTGCGCCAGCCGATTTGCCGGGCGGACATTGCGGCGATCCGCGGTGTGGAAGTTGACGGCGTCATCAAGACGCTGCTGGAACGCGATCTCATCACCATCGTCGGCAAGAGTGAAGCGCCCGGGCGCCCGATGCTCTACGGCACGACCCAGAAGTTCCTCGAACACTTCGGGCTGCGCGACCTGGATGACATGCCCAAGGCCGCCGAGTTGCGCCTGCAAGCCGCCGCGTTGAAGACGGCCGAGCAGAAGGTGGAAGCAACCCAGGCGCAGGAACCCGCCGCCGAGACGGCGGCCACTACAGAATCCAATGAAGGACAAACTCCAGCCTCTACGCAGTAAGATTGACGAGCTCGACTCGAAGCTGGTCCGCTTGTTGAACGAGCGGACGAAGCTCGTGCTCGAAATCGGCAAGATCAAGCACACGTCGGGCGGGGAAATCTATGCGCCCGACCGCGAGGACGCGGTGCTGCGCCGGATTGTGGAAAAAGGGCAAGGGCCACTGCCTGCCGATTCGTTGCGCGCCATCTACCGCGAAGTCATGTCGGCGTCGCTCGCACTGGAGAAGGCGCTGGTGATCGCTTATCTCGGCCCGGAAGCTTCGTATTCGCACCTGGCGGTGATCAAGAAATTCGGGTCTAGCTTAAAGTATGAGCCTTTGCCGAGCATTACCGATGTATTCGTGGAAGTGTCGAAGGGCCGCGCGGACTACGGTGTTGTGCCGATTGAAAACTCGACGGAAGGCGCGGTCACTCATACGTACGACATGTTCCTCGACAGCGAGCTGAAGATTTGCGCGCAGATTGTGTTGCCAATTCGCCACAACCTGATGGCCGCCATCGCGCGCGACCAGATCAAGAAGATTTACTCGATTCCACAGGTGCTGGCGCAGTGTCGCCAGTGGCTGCAGCTCAACATGTCGCATGTGGAGTTGATCGAAACGTCAAGCAGCACCCGCGCGGCGCAGATTGCGAAGACAGAACCGAACGCCGGCGCGCTGGCGAGTTCGCTGGCGGCGGAGATGTATGGGCTGACGATTCTTGAGGCCAACGTCCAGGATTCGAGCGAGAACGTGACGCGCTTCCTCGTGATTGGGCGCAAATATCCCGGTCGAACAGGCAGCGACAAAACATCCATCATGTTCTCGGTACAGGACCACGTCGGAGCGCTGCACGATTCGATCTCGTCCTTCAAGAAGTTCAAGATCAACATGACCAAGATTGAGTCGCGCCCCAGCAAAAAGAAGGCGTGGGAGTATTACTTTTTCGTGGACATCCTCGGCCATTGCGAAGACGCGCTGGTGAAGAAAGCGCTGGCCGAGTTGGCCAAGCACACCATGTTCGTTAAAATCCTCGGCAGCTATCCGAATGTGAACGGTTAGGACGCGGCGAACCTACTTCCCGGAACGTTTGCGACGACGACCTGCGAAAAGCGCCGTTGAGCCAAACCCCAGCAGCAGCAGCGTGGACGGTTCGGGAACGACCGTGGCCACGTAATCGAATTCATAGCTCGTCGGGGAGCTGCCTGTCTGCTGGATCAGGAACGTGTAATTACCACTGGCCAATGGGGGGATAAATCCTTGCGAGCCTGCCGCGAGGTTGGTGTTGCCCATGAGCGGCAGGATATCGACTCCGACAAGGTTCGTAGGGGGAAGAGCTCCATTCTGCGCCCCGGTGCCGAAGTGCGCGTACCCGAGATAGGAAGCAGCAGAGAGTGTGCTGCCCACGAAATTCGTGCCGGCCTGAACTCCCGTGAAACCCTGCTGGTCGGTCGAACTGTAAGCCTTCAAGACCACCGCGCTCAGCTGCAACCCGTTCGGCACGGCCAACATAATCCAATCCTGGCTGTCCAGCGTGGATGTGTTGCGCAGGCTGCCGATGATGGCATTCGTGCCGGCTACCAATGTGAAGTTGTTGGGCGCCGCCTGGTTGCCGGACAAGTCACCGTTGATAGATTCATCCCACTGCGTCACGCTTTGGGCGCGCGCGCTTGTTATAAAGAC encodes:
- the trpS gene encoding tryptophan--tRNA ligase, which encodes MRILSGIKPSGKLHIGNYFGMMRPALELAQKGEAFYFIADYHALTTVGKAAELRENSLDIALDFLACGLDPSKTVFYRQSDVPQVTELTSVLLNLTPVPMLENAHAYKDAIAHGHKPNGGLFTYPVLMASDILIVQGERVPVGKDQKQHLEIARDIAGAFNRQYGEVFVIPEADIQPDVATLPGIDGRKMSKSYNNTIEIFGDERATRKKIMSVVTDSQPVEAPKTDLDKNVPLQLYKLVAAPGKASELQAKLAAGGFGYGDAKKELLATLTDYFAPFRKKREELVKNMDYVHETLRKGAERANVVANETMERVRQAVGLR
- the lysA gene encoding diaminopimelate decarboxylase — protein: MNAEVLQQLAEKVGTPFWVCDAALLNQRIAAIKRLTEGKGLQARYAMKACPATRILKEMLEAGIWIDAVSGNEVLRARRAGFPGSSILYTSDVFRDGAIAILREHGVMPNLGSPGMLRELQETGYAGPISLRVNPGFGHGHVNACDTGGPSSKHGIWFSDIHDVAMRAERFGMTVTMLHAHIGSGPKFPELLDNMRRLAKEFAGFIPKFPKLTAVSLGGGIPHNYRDAADQPSLEPLRAVLEEARASFCSAAERDIRLEIEPGRYLVAPAVTLVARVTDVKRTETNERGKGETFVMVDAGFTDLVRPAMYGSFHRITIAGRHERDGMADVVVAGPLCESGDVFTRDGQELLVPRRLPTPHVGDLLLLHDAGAYGYAMSSNYNSLGRAPQLMLEEDGSVTMFSRRETVDDLLATESNEKIS
- a CDS encoding segregation/condensation protein A, with amino-acid sequence MEADYKVKLEVFEGPLDLLLYLIKKEEVDIYDIPIERITNQYMEYLTLMQMLNLEVAGEFLVMAATLMYIKSRMLLPVDQQVTDAEAEEGEDPRWELIRQLVEYKKFKDAAVQLSKREDEQANIFPRQATDAGIEANKDVPLAEVSIFDLINAFNEVLKKASAREDFHEILEERFTVSDKIEEILYTLRDRSEMIFSELFANAGSRAEVVVTFLALLELIRMKRLKVQQTEAFGEIRVIKVA
- the scpB gene encoding SMC-Scp complex subunit ScpB, whose amino-acid sequence is MTLELKKIVEALMFSAERPLAPKEIRVIFAEATDEEHAGVTEPFRNCREAQIVAALDELKAEYDLQQRSFQLVEIAGGWRLVSRSEYAPWLKKLLDEARPHRLSPPSLETLSIIALRQPICRADIAAIRGVEVDGVIKTLLERDLITIVGKSEAPGRPMLYGTTQKFLEHFGLRDLDDMPKAAELRLQAAALKTAEQKVEATQAQEPAAETAATTESNEGQTPASTQ
- the pheA gene encoding prephenate dehydratase, with product MKDKLQPLRSKIDELDSKLVRLLNERTKLVLEIGKIKHTSGGEIYAPDREDAVLRRIVEKGQGPLPADSLRAIYREVMSASLALEKALVIAYLGPEASYSHLAVIKKFGSSLKYEPLPSITDVFVEVSKGRADYGVVPIENSTEGAVTHTYDMFLDSELKICAQIVLPIRHNLMAAIARDQIKKIYSIPQVLAQCRQWLQLNMSHVELIETSSSTRAAQIAKTEPNAGALASSLAAEMYGLTILEANVQDSSENVTRFLVIGRKYPGRTGSDKTSIMFSVQDHVGALHDSISSFKKFKINMTKIESRPSKKKAWEYYFFVDILGHCEDALVKKALAELAKHTMFVKILGSYPNVNG
- a CDS encoding PEP-CTERM sorting domain-containing protein; this translates as MANRLLASSFKLAGILVLTVFITSARAQSVTQWDESINGDLSGNQAAPNNFTLVAGTNAIIGSLRNTSTLDSQDWIMLAVPNGLQLSAVVLKAYSSTDQQGFTGVQAGTNFVGSTLSAASYLGYAHFGTGAQNGALPPTNLVGVDILPLMGNTNLAAGSQGFIPPLASGNYTFLIQQTGSSPTSYEFDYVATVVPEPSTLLLLGFGSTALFAGRRRKRSGK